GACGGGTGTAATTCGATTGGTCCAACCCCACACACCTTGCAGGAACTCCAAGATACTACCCTTGGATCGCTTTTATCAGCTCTGATGCAGCACTGTGACCCTCCTCAAAGAAGGTTTCCGTTGGAGAAAGGCGTTCCTCCGCCATGGTGGCCTACTGGAGTCGAGGAATGGTGGCCTCAGCTCGGGTTACCGAAGGACCAAGGTCCCCCACCTTACAAGAAGCCTCACGACTTAAAGAAGGCGTGGAAAGTCGGTGTTTTGACTGCGGTCATCAAGCATATGTCCCCTGATATAGCCAAGATCCGCAAGCTCGTTAGGCAATCGAAGTGTTTGCAGGACAAGATGACTGCTAAGGAGAGTGCTACATGGCTTGCTATTATCAACCAAGAGGAGGTCTTGGCTCGGGAGCTTTATCCCGACTCGTGCCCACCTTTATCATCCGGTGGGGGAAGTGGATCACTAGTCATTAACGATTGTAGCGAGTATGATGTAGAAGGCGCCGAGGAAGAACCGAACTTCGATGTTCAAGAACGCAAACCCGATAACCATAGCTCATTCAGCTTAGGAATGGAGAGAATGAGAGAACACGTACCCCTTCGACAACCTCCTTATGCAATCAAAGGAGAAGTCgtcgccaccgccgccgcaaACTTGGATTTTATGCGAAAGAGGAAGCCAACGTGCGATCTGAACATGATGATGGATCAGAAGATCTATACTTGTGAGTTCCTCCAGTGTCCTTATAGCGAACTCCGTCTCGGGTTCAACGACAGAACGTCGAGAGACAATCATCAGTTGACCTGCCCATACAGAACTTCTTCCGAGTTCAGCGGTTCAAATTTTCACGTTAACGAGGTTAAACCAGTTATCTTCCCGCAATCGTTCGCCCCACCCAAACCAGCTCCACCTCCCGTCAGCTCGGTCCCATCTTCCTTCGACTTGTCGAGTTTGGGAGTTCCAGAAGACGGTCAAAAGCACATCAGTGAGCTCATGTCGATCTACAACACGAACATCCAAGGCAACAAGAACAACGTAATCACCATCACAGAGAACCAAAATCAAGGTATAATGATCGACGCTAATTTCTTCGAAGGATCGAGTCTTTCGAGCAGCCATCAAATGTTCACAAGACCGATGAATTCCTCGTTCGAAAACAACCAccagaacaacaacaacaacaactttCACTTGATGTTCGGCTCTCCGTTCGATTTGTCGACGTTCGACTACAAAGAAGAAGTACACGGAGGAGCAGCAGCCATCGACACACTGCCGAAACACCAGGATATTCCGTTATGGTATCAGTAAGACTGCTTGCACTCTTTTCATTGAAAGCAGCAGCAGTGAAATTCATAGCAGTTAATTTTTACTGTTTGAGCTTCTCTGAATGTCTTATGGGGTTTGCCTGTTTTTTTTACTAGGAACAAGTAAAAGTTACCTTTTGGGATTTACCTAACTTGGTGAAACTGTGTTGTTTGGTGTCATTAGGTTGTAGAATATGTTTCAGGTCatcatgtaatgtaagtctAAGTTTCTCCATTAGACTCATAAATAAGTGGAGAGAATCCTTGTTATCAACTTCTTCTACTCAATCTTTATTGCCTTCGTTCGAATATCAAACCCGACACAGCTAAGCGGGTGCCCCATGTCGATAACGATTTTTAGCTTGTCTTGTCGTGTTTGTGTAACAACTTAAGCTCATTgccaacagatattgtctgctttagcctgttacgtatcaccgtcaatctcatggttttaaaacgtgtctactagggagaggttttcacacaagTGTTCGTTCTACTctccccctttggggctcagcgtccttgctagcacaccacccagtaacctagctctgataccatttgtaacagcttaagctcaccgctaacagatattatccgctttagctcgttatATATCGCCgcggttttaaaactcgtctactagggagaagtttccatactcttgtaaagaatgcttcatttccctctaCAACTaacgtgagatttcacaatctacccccttgaGGCCCatcatcctcgttggcacactgcccagtaacctggctctgatactatttgtaacagcctaagctcaccgctaacagatattatccgttttagcccgttacgtatcgtcgtaagcttcacagttttaaagtgcgtttactagggagagatttccacactcttataaggaatgtttcgttctcctcttacAGAAATTAGACTTGTTTCCTTACAATTGCTTTGTGTTGTAGTATTCTACGAGAAGGAACAAGAACCTTCGTGGTGAACGAACACGATACTGACAGAAccgaaacaaaacaaaatagttatgAAACGAAGGAGAAGAACCTGGAGGTTGGATTTTAATTGCGAGGTGGAGTAGTAGTAGCTGGTTTGAAGCTTATCTATGGTGTTAGGGGGTGGGAAAGGGACAGGACAAGTTGTTTAAGAAACATTGTTGTTGTCGTTCTTACTGTTGTTTGTTGGGTGATGGTGGCTGGCTGGCTGGCTGGCTGGCAAGTGGGGACTCCTTCAACTCTATCCTTTCATGTCGGCGGTCAATGTTTCAAATCACCTCTCCACCCCATTCTCTactcttaatatatttaacttttagtccctcaaattttgtttatttaggTTTTAGTCCTTAGAAAGtgaatttatatctatttagTCCCTCAAATCAAtaatattctatatttttcttcttaatttatGGACCTATTccgtaaaaattaaaaattttaggacttattagaatttttcgagattaaatttgtaatttaattttttttcctatttaatttttttaaatcacaaatttagtttatcttgtttattttttagagcgaaaatattataaatataaaaaattcgaaatctaaaattttgttcTACTTGCCATTAGTTACGAGTGAAAAGTAGCTAAAGTCAACCCGACCGTTGACTATCATCGTTGAAACATGGTCAAATATACTAAAGTGTTAGGAGCGAAAAGTAGCTAAAGTCAACCCGACAGTTGACTATCATCGTTGAAGCATGGTCAAATATACTAAAATACTCGTAAACtcgaataattttttaggGTCAAACTTAACACAATTCAGTTGACAGTGCATCAGTTACCATCTCAAATGATCGAATCAACTCGAGCATCCACCTCCtaattattgaactaaaaaaaaaaaattaaacgtGCTTTAAATTCATACTCCAAATACGTGTCTCTGTCTCTCGAACATTGTTATATACTTAAACCACAcgtaatttaaaacaaaatgccGTGTGTAGGATTTAGATTTGTACTTCAAATTTGTGTTTCTCGAACATTGTTGTCTCCTTAAACTACACGTGTTATAGTTATTTGTTAAAAGTCATCGTTGTTgcattaaatttcttttacttttgaatttttactcGTAGAGGAAAATGTGTGCGGAGAACTAAGTTCTAAAGATGGAAACAATGATGACACGCTCGAAAGTGAtataaagatttgaaaaaagCACATGCCTAAAGTTTAACTCAAACTcgttctttattattattatcattattatttaattcataaattgaTATATCTTTTAGGAGACCTTATTTTTATGGTACGATATTTcgattgaaatttaaattttttaaaattatgttgaatattatatttttttccgtataaaatattattaaatttatacaatgttttacattttttaatagaaattatattaaaatgaaaactacACCTTAAAAATTACTTCgaaagtaataattttttaaaatatattaaagagaacaatatttgctagcggtagatatgagccgttacaaatggtatcagagccagacactggacgatgtgtcagccttctcgttgtttcCCCGAAAGGgttagacacgaggtggtgcgccagtaaggacgttggcctcaaaggggggtggatttgggggcgatcccacatcgattggaggaaggaaagagtacTAGTAAGGACAGTGGGctccaaaagggggtggattgtgacgtcgcacgttggttggggaggagaacaaaccaccatttataagggtgtggaaatcttcccctagtagacgcgttttaaaaccgtgaggggaagctcgaaaggaaaagcccaaagagaacaatatcggctagcggtggatctggtaTATATAAATTAGTGGAAAATcttcatgaaaataaatgagaaatttcaTGGAGACAGGGACAGAGAATCTTTCCCGTCCATGGCTTGTGAACATCTCTACATATATTTCATGTCTAAGATTTGGAATCTAGATTTAGTATCTCGTGGCCTCGATATTCTCTTACATTTCTTGCAACATAACCAAAATCTTTCCCGTCCATGGTCCGTGAACATCTCTACTTATATTTCATGTTTAAGATTTGGAATCTGGATTTAGCATCTCGTGAGCTCGATATTCTCTTACAGTTCTTGCAACATAACCGTAAAATTTGAGTCATTTTTAAATCTTCGTAATCGCTATCATAtagatatgatatgaattaattcgagtattttattttattttattttattttatttttattaagctTGATAGCATTAATAAAGTTGATTAGAAAAGGTGGAAAATTAATGGGTTGATGTGTTTCTTGTATAATAATGGACACTCACTCTATCCCATAACCTATGGACACAACATAGTGCTGTGGGCTCCTCCATCTCCACCGTCCATCTTTATCTTTATCTTTATCTTTCTCCTATTTTCCAATTTAGTCCTtcatattttaacattttacaATTATACCCTTCGTGTCATCGTGATCGACATGATACGTAGTGAGCTGgaagagattttaaaaaggaaaacgaagtatttaaaagaaaaaaagtgttCATTTCAACTTTATTCTCGTTTTTGTTGACTCGTTAAatcttttgtttcataaatttttagtgtgagatcccaccttggttgaggaggggaacgaaacatttcttataagggtgtaaaaacctctgagtatatgcattttaaaattgtgaggctgacaactaTACGTAACAAACcaaagctgacaatatctactaacggtggtctcagactgttacaaatggtatcaaagctgcATTATGCCAACAATATATTTGACTCCATAaaagggtagattgtgagaccGCACATCGGTTGGATAGTCGCGAGGATAACAAACAGGCTGTTGCATTTAGAACGTAGACAGTTACATTTAGATCAGGATTCAACATAgttattgtaacgacccagatccaccgctagcaaatactctcctctttgggtttttccttacagacttcccctcaaggctttaaaacacgtctgttaggggaaagtttctacacccttataaatggtggtctGTTAGACGCGTTTTGAAGCCTTGAAGAGAAGCCGgtaagggaaagccaaaataggacaatatctgctaacggtggatctgggtcgttacaattatgttacttttttttttttttttctaagagTAAAAACTATCCCTACAAACCAACACTAGTCTTTTAAAATTGCTTCAAGCAAAACACGCTACGCCCTATAGTTCCTATGATTAAGTCATCGAAAAGTACAGTGCCCGTTCTCGGTATAGatagtgactttcaattctttccGGCATTTCTTAGTTATCCTATTTTCAAGATTCCTCTCATTCGAATATAGTCTCGGTTCATTTATGTACCATTcatttactcgggtgtcacaaAATTGGCGTCTATAGTTTTATGTTGGTGATCTACAAAAATGACCATTGACACgggtcaaaaaaaaattacccattttgattctcaaataaataaataaaccaatcaagaaaataataataataatttaaaaaaaaaacagctaTTGTCTAAAAACATAGGAAAAACAAATGCATTTATGAGACaacattttaaatcataacTAACCCAACACTAATaacaaataatgttttttttttctcttttaaataaaaaatacaaataataataataataaaaaagctaaatctttttagaaaaagtaattaaaaaaaaacatatctaaacaaatcaaattttaagatttcGTATGAAAAAagtagattttattttttcaaaaaaaaaataaataaataaaaagcatgGCCAAATTGCACTAACAACAGTTAACTCAActaaccaaaataataataataataataataatttaaaattattattttaaaaaataataattataatataaaactgTTCCAATTCATTGAACTTCCAAATGGGTCATGGTTCATTGGTTCATTGgttcatttaatttcaatattctaAATGTTCCCCATCCTCCTacaattaattctttttatttatttattgggattttaaatcttttttatttcttttattttcttttattttctttttaaatttgcattggttttattaaaacttaaatctacggtacaaaataaataatttaatttaattaattaattaaaatattatttttcttgtcaaCTCTACATGGGTTTTCAAAGTTATTCATgactttaataattattaattgattattattttttaatttaaagctttaaattaattattattaactcaattattttatGGGTTGACCACAGCTTTAAGGACAATTATTATTCACTTCACATATTGCCCTTTTTTAAAGGctgattttaaaacaataataatttaagtcaattttttaattattgatttataattgtagtaataatattatttaatcaacATCTAACttaatgattaaataattaaaaattaatatagttCAATAAGtatgttaaaattatttatttgagtttttaaatatgatttacatGAGTTATTGTTTATTGgatattaaatacttttatgttttatttaacGTTAAAAAACATGtcttaaaaaacataataacgTTGTTGCAGTTGaagaatttaatataattcaaGTAATGGGCTTGGCCCAGAGGGTTTATGTTAACATTATGTCGGGCTTGAATCTCAAGCCCAATATAGTGGGAGAATCTAAATTGGGCTTGAATCTCAAGTCCAATATAGTGGGAGAATCTAAATTGGGCTTGAATCTCAAGCCCAATATAGTGGGAGAATCTAAGTTGGGCTTGAATCTCAAGCCCAATATAGTGGGAGAATCTAAGTTGGGCTTGAATCTCAAGCCCAATATAGTGGGAGAATCTAAGTTGGGCTTGAATCTCAAGCCCAATATAGTGGGAGAATCTAAGTTGGGCCTAATCATCATAGCTACTATTTagttcacaaattttaaaagtttaattcgagctttttatttttatttttttatttttatttttttttgtccagtCAACCCGACAAACTAGAAAATCGGTTCACAACCTAACCGAacggtatttttaaaattgttatgaagattaaaaatatttaatatttgtaacatATGTTAAAGAGGCGATGTTAGGGTGTATACGAGCtgggttcggttcggttgggttaggttggaaaaatattttgaaccaaccgaaaatttcgagttggttgAGTTGGTGACCCGAGTAACCCGAATAAagttcacaatccaacctctattttttagttgggttgtcgggttgctctttttttaaaaggaaaatatttgtgAAATGCTTCGAAAAGAGACAAAGTTTGTGACGAGTGTAAAACAGTATGACGGTTACCCTCCACAATTAGGatccaaaaccctaattcatctTGGAACTCGAGCAGTCTCCCCTCATACACCGGGAAGGCTTCTAGCTTCTCCTCTCTTGTCAACCAAAGGGCCATTATTCACGTATGATCAAACAGTTGTGTAGGGACGGGCAATTTGTTAGTCATTTGTTGGTACTCGTACGTTTATATATTGTAAGACAAAAATAGATTGAAGTATGTAACGACGGAAAGACATAATAATAGAATCTAGTCTCCTAAAGATATAGCATTAAAAGCTATTCATAATAAGACgtatttttaagtttcataCGAGAGGTAACTTATATGTCACGTAGCTATAGGCCCTACGAGATAAAAGCGATAAGGGCAAAAATTGGACCATATGTTTGTTGGAGCTAAGCTTCTACCGTAACCAAATGCCAACAATTAGGGTTCGTGATTGGATAGGTTAAAAAAAAGGCGTAAATTTCAATGGATTTTGGTTCCAGAGAAgtacgaaatattccttataacgGTTTGGAAATCTCCCCTCAagagacatgttttaaaatcgtgaggctaacagtGGTACATAACggaccaaagtggacaatatctgctagcggtgagcttgagctgttacaatatttttgttccttttcgTAAGAAGCCCTTACGCGTTGTTTGGAAAAAAGAAGGGTGGGGATGGGTTTTGAATACCGAATCCATATTTGTTTCGAGTTTTACCGAACATCATTTCTCAGGGGCTTAAAGGTAATTTCCTTTCCCGAGTAAAAGTGTGGgatttgcttttggttttgtGACTACTCTCCTTTAtcactttttctctctttgttacacaactttttaattttcttcttctcttattcGACCTCGCGTCTCTATCATaactttttctccatttttttaaccGTCAATAAACTcgaaaaaataacttaaaatttaacgcatattatttataatattataaataaattagttaaaattattttaattatttatataaaattcacccaataaaattatttgattatcaGCATCTCATTCACacatcatatttttattacccgacattaaaaataaaaccttaaattaaaaaaaaaaacatctttattAACATTAAAGTATCATAAACAAtgatgtttttggttttttttttttttcttaatttagaAGTTCATTTATTGgtcaatattttaagaattaattatttacaataagttaaatatatttttaaccagttttttttttttttttttttttaattttcgaaTNtttttttttttttttttttttttttttttttttttttttaattttcgaaTTTTAAACgagttatttaattatttatttaataatgtttttcatAGATTCATCGTTTACTAAACCAAGTATCTCACAAAATGACAAATAAGTTAATATCAGTACAATGAATTGAGACGCCTTTATTGATCGTCTAGTccaatatcattattttatcgtagaattttaatatttattgatagcgaaatttttaaaaaattaatatttatttatttacaaaataattgaaaaataaaaaataaaagttaccTCTCTTTTGGGCACAACTAAAGgcaatggagaaaaaaaaaacattgtaaGGGAATCTATAAATATTAgagaaagacaaaaataataataataataataaaaagtatttaatatatatatatatgtatatatatatatatatattttggtctCTTTAAAAGGATGGATGTATGTGTCACTTTCTTTGGGCATCTTTGCATTAAAAGCAATGCCATTCTCTATGTCCACCTAGCCCTAGtggcattttcgtaattttccTGTCT
This sequence is a window from Cucurbita pepo subsp. pepo cultivar mu-cu-16 chromosome LG04, ASM280686v2, whole genome shotgun sequence. Protein-coding genes within it:
- the LOC111793069 gene encoding protein ETHYLENE INSENSITIVE 3-like → MMMMFNEMGFCDDIDFLSAPIVEGDVVAPQADPEVVVEDDYSDEEIDVDELERRMWKDKMRLKRLKEQSKVKEGVDIAKQRQSQDQARRKKMSRAHDGILKYMLKIMEVCNAQGFVYGIIPEKGKPVTGASDNLREWWKDKVRFDRNGPAAIAKYQADNAIPGRNDGCNSIGPTPHTLQELQDTTLGSLLSALMQHCDPPQRRFPLEKGVPPPWWPTGVEEWWPQLGLPKDQGPPPYKKPHDLKKAWKVGVLTAVIKHMSPDIAKIRKLVRQSKCLQDKMTAKESATWLAIINQEEVLARELYPDSCPPLSSGGGSGSLVINDCSEYDVEGAEEEPNFDVQERKPDNHSSFSLGMERMREHVPLRQPPYAIKGEVVATAAANLDFMRKRKPTCDLNMMMDQKIYTCEFLQCPYSELRLGFNDRTSRDNHQLTCPYRTSSEFSGSNFHVNEVKPVIFPQSFAPPKPAPPPVSSVPSSFDLSSLGVPEDGQKHISELMSIYNTNIQGNKNNVITITENQNQGIMIDANFFEGSSLSSSHQMFTRPMNSSFENNHQNNNNNNFHLMFGSPFDLSTFDYKEEVHGGAAAIDTLPKHQDIPLWYQ